One window of the Cardiocondyla obscurior isolate alpha-2009 linkage group LG05, Cobs3.1, whole genome shotgun sequence genome contains the following:
- the LOC139102826 gene encoding uncharacterized protein gives MNMDNEKEENLQLQGVRTPSSRQGRVASRFPCRYPTTGNLPPAAQGVDDNVSAKTSSSKKTAKSKDTGRSLLSRSMGENLSERGTPSQRTTSPASSYLSGGTGDLGSDYGGSIEGDDERMNMPLGKRKRVIIGRKRTAEQRNDATSALERAAAMEEEESRILNANHPISARSQQRADKLEEDFLDDNRNAPSRDLASTVLRDMAVVLRVSGVSKGLKGEYSKALREIACRTRANVTTMLTRLNTDGSTGQETMSLLNELHKISPTQPPQSKKRREDPIPYKTTTGPISGTSKVVTSEVVSTKTTFKKPTNKAGGTLRYNEDREASEISTNAISSVHFKYLDELFHSWCTGKSSGEPRTRNQPRSSQATTGTDKESSKSKPVTASEHPRSATAIAGTSKESPGVETWATVAGRKTKNSNKTVGQGSRTTSGKKAPEQPKPKTTKRKTPNSAAVSITCENGQYQEILKMAKDRIDLKKLGIDSLRPKRGITGSIIYEIKGDNHNEKAKVLAKELSTALASVQQVRIACPQKTADIRIRDLDDYTRKDDVINAVLTSFETCRQEDLKLGEIRRSYNGLYTTVLKCPVAVANQLIEKKRIQIGWVSARIEALPARPLQCFRCLQKGHVRENCNSPIDRSNSCFRCGETNHTAVTCKNLPKCLICEELKKPFRHKMGGPACNAKTNRRQPRTQPASNTNRQDDGNPPQLSKEVMEVETQEVPEAPKLAPEISGQEEAMHTE, from the exons ATGAATATGGACaatgagaaagaagaaaacttACAGCTACAGGGTGTTCGGACACCCAGTAGTCGGCAGGGGAGGGTAGCGTCCCGGTTCCCTTGTCGTTATCCAACGACGGGCAATCTACCTCCTGCAGCGCAGGGGGTAGATGATAATGTGTCTGCGAAGACCAGTTCGTCAAAGAAGACAGCTAAGAGCAAAGATACGGGCAGGAGCCTGTTATCTCGTAGCATGGGAGAGAACTTATCAGAGAGGGGAACACCCTCACAAAGAACAACCTCGCCAGCTTCCAGCTATCTCTCAGGAGGTACTGGAGACCTCGGCTCGGATTACGGAGGGTCCATCGAAGGAGATGACGAACGCATGAATATGCCACTCGGCAAAAGGAAGAGAGTTATCATCGGCAGAAAGAGAACTGCGGAACAAAGAAATGATGCAACCTCAGCACTTGAAAGAGCAGCTGCTATGGAAGAGGAGGAGAGTCGCATACTCAATGCAAATCACCCCATCTCAGCACGTTCGCAACAAAGAGCAGATAAGCTCGAAGAAGATTTCCTGGACGATAATCGGAATGCACCATCTCGGGACCTTGCCAGCACAGTCCTACGGGACATGGCAGTGGTACTTCGAGTTTCCGGGGTTTCCAAAGGTCTTAAGGGCGAATACTCTAAGGCCCTGAGAGAAATCGCATGCAGAACACGAGCAAATGTCACCACTATGCTGACAAGACTTAACACGGACGGTTCGACAGGACAAGAGACCATGAGTCTCCTTAATGAATTGCACAAG ATCTCACCTACGCAGCCTCCTCAATCCAAAAAGAGGCGGGAAGACCCTATACCATATAAGACTACCACAGGTCCAATTTCCGGTACCTCTAAAGTGGTAACCAGCGAGGTAGTTTCTACTAAAACAACTTTTAAAAAACCAACGAACAAAGCAGGTGGCACTTTACGATACAATGAAGACAGGGAAGCTAGTGAGATTTCCACCAACGCAATCTCATCTgttcattttaaatatttagatgaACTCTTCCATTCGTGGTGCACAGGAAAATCCAGCGGGGAGCCACGAACCAGGAATCAGCCTAGATCAAGCCAGGCAACTACAGGTACGGACAAAGAAAGCTCTAAGAGCAAACCGGTGACAGCATCAGAACACCCTAGATCGGCAACTGCTATAGCAGGCACAAGCAAGGAAAGCCCTGGCGTGGAGACATGGGCAACAGTAgctggaagaaaaacaaaaaacagtaATAAGACAGTCGGACAAGGAAGTAGGACAACGAGTGGCAAGAAAGCACCGGAGCAGCCTAAACCCAAGACGACCAAGCGCAAAACACCTAATTCGGCGGCCGTATCGATCACTTGCGAAAATGGTCAATACCAGGAGATCCTGAAAATGGCCAAAGACAGGATAGACTTAAAGAAACTTGGAATCGATAGCCTGCGACCCAAGAGAGGTATTACAGGCTCCATCATTTATGAGATCAAGGGAGACAATCATAACGAGAAGGCAAAAGTTCTTGCAAAAGAACTTTCTACGGCACTTGCAAGTGTGCAACAGGTTAGGATAGCGTGTCCACAGAAAACCGCGGATATACGAATCAGGGATCTGGATGATTATACACGTAAGGATGATGTCATTAATGCAGTACTTACAAGTTTTGAAACTTGCAGGCAGGAGGACCTTAAATTAGGTGAAATTAGGAGATCATACAACGGACTTTACACGACAGTACTTAAGTGCCCGGTAGCCGTTGCTAACCAACTAAtcgagaagaagagaataCAAATAGGATGGGTCTCCGCAAGAATAGAAGCTCTACCTGCAAGACCATTACAATGTTTCCGGTGTCTACAAAAGGGACATGTCCGTGAAAACTGTAACAGTCCTATAGACCGTTCAAACAGTTGCTTCAGATGTGGGGAAACTAACCACACTGCAGTAACCTGTAAGAACCTACCTAAATGTCTGATTTGTGAAGAACTGAAGAAACCATTCAGGCACAAAATGGGAGGACCAGCATGTAATGCCAAGACAAATAGAAGACAACCTCGAACACAACCAGCTTCGAATACTAATAGACAAGACGATGGAAATCCACCACAGCTCTCCAAGGAAGTGATGGAAGTAGAAACACAGGAGGTACCGGAAGCACCAAAACTTGCACCAGAGATTAGTGGCCAGGAGGAGGCCATGCACACGGAATAG